From the Billgrantia sulfidoxydans genome, one window contains:
- a CDS encoding c-type cytochrome, whose product MTEGLTKAAARNIFYGGSLFFFLLFTALTAHSHWYMVTKSTDKGGLTESVELGKHVWEENMCINCHSIMGEGAYFAPELANVWERYGGHTNPEGARMAITAWMRAQPTGAPGRRQMPYFDLTDEEMTALIDFLEWTDSIDDQNWPPHPAG is encoded by the coding sequence ATGACCGAAGGCCTCACCAAGGCGGCGGCCCGCAATATCTTCTATGGCGGTTCGCTGTTCTTCTTCCTGTTGTTCACCGCACTGACGGCGCACAGCCACTGGTACATGGTGACCAAGTCCACCGACAAAGGGGGGCTCACCGAGTCCGTCGAACTCGGCAAGCACGTGTGGGAAGAGAACATGTGCATCAACTGCCACAGCATCATGGGTGAGGGCGCCTACTTCGCTCCCGAACTGGCCAACGTATGGGAGCGCTACGGCGGCCACACCAACCCGGAGGGCGCACGCATGGCCATAACTGCCTGGATGCGCGCCCAGCCGACCGGAGCACCGGGGCGTCGCCAGATGCCGTACTTCGACCTGACCGACGAGGAGATGACCGCCCTGATCGATTTCCTCGAGTGGACCGATTCCATCGACGACCAGAACTGGCCCCCGCACCCCGCCGGCTGA
- a CDS encoding LuxR C-terminal-related transcriptional regulator, producing MMDDKLSGIFIVTDASPQSQLFNHYVADHLNCSVRIVDKEELVQENIADVLVLLDADHIDGSTLKQCQDQATSSEGVAMAMLNLRDDEHAINFFFNYNLTGCFYRRDSLEQICRGLEILLDGGLWMSRSLMSRLITSYRDHRLGSYQPPMGLSHRELDVIAQLASGASNREIADILFVSEHTVKTHLYNVYRKIGVHSRLQAMAWARHNLVGLERYAGRAC from the coding sequence ATGATGGATGACAAGCTCAGTGGCATCTTTATTGTCACGGATGCAAGTCCACAGAGCCAGCTGTTTAACCACTATGTGGCGGACCACCTTAACTGTTCTGTGCGCATTGTAGATAAGGAAGAGCTAGTACAAGAAAACATTGCTGATGTGCTTGTTTTGCTCGATGCCGACCACATTGATGGCAGTACGCTCAAGCAGTGTCAGGACCAGGCGACTTCCAGTGAAGGCGTGGCCATGGCAATGCTGAATCTCCGTGACGATGAGCATGCTATTAATTTTTTCTTCAATTACAACTTGACGGGCTGCTTTTACCGCAGGGACTCGCTGGAGCAGATTTGCCGTGGATTGGAGATACTCCTGGATGGGGGGCTCTGGATGTCGCGTTCGCTGATGTCGCGCTTGATCACCAGTTATCGCGATCACCGGCTGGGCTCTTACCAACCCCCAATGGGCCTGTCTCACCGAGAGCTGGATGTGATCGCTCAGCTGGCCTCGGGCGCTTCGAACAGAGAGATTGCCGACATACTCTTCGTCAGCGAGCATACGGTCAAGACGCACTTGTATAACGTCTACCGTAAGATTGGGGTGCACAGTCGTCTCCAGGCAATGGCCTGGGCCCGGCACAACTTGGTGGGATTGGAGCGTTATGCCGGGCGCGCTTGCTGA
- a CDS encoding NnrS family protein: MPLLSALRYQCPSSLPIARLAFRPFFLLASLFSVLAMVVWFAFWHGDILLRPHGGLMWWHQHEMLFGFGAAVVAGFLLTAVQNWTGRRSISGAPLLGLVALWLAARLLLAYPSGLPAWLLASVDLAFLPLAALIMARLVLAAKLWRNLMFVPVLLLLATANLAMHVGVAQGKLELIREGAYLAVLLIAVLMVLLGGRVIPFFTSRKLGRPQPAPIPSLEKLTLGSLLAVVLLQLLTLGGVAVPEALHAAAMLVAAVAGVMRLARWEGHRTLHEPLLWGLHLSYAFVPVGLAMWAMALLGAFRVELAVHALAIGGIGSMMLAMMARVSLGHTGRTIRTLPGIGVGLGLMFAAALLRSPVLAAFPQITHWVYNLSILFWCIAYLIFLFHYTLPLLRARVDGQEG, translated from the coding sequence ATGCCTCTCCTTTCTGCGCTCCGTTATCAATGCCCGTCCAGCCTGCCCATCGCGCGGCTGGCCTTCCGTCCCTTCTTCCTGCTGGCGTCGCTGTTCAGCGTGCTGGCGATGGTGGTGTGGTTCGCGTTCTGGCACGGCGACATCCTGCTGCGGCCCCACGGCGGGCTGATGTGGTGGCACCAGCACGAGATGCTGTTCGGCTTCGGCGCCGCCGTGGTGGCCGGCTTCCTGCTCACTGCGGTGCAGAACTGGACCGGTCGCAGGAGCATCAGCGGCGCCCCTCTGCTCGGCCTGGTGGCGCTGTGGCTGGCGGCGCGGCTGCTGCTGGCGTACCCCTCTGGCCTGCCGGCATGGCTGCTGGCGAGCGTCGACCTGGCGTTCCTGCCGCTGGCCGCGCTGATCATGGCGCGCCTGGTACTGGCAGCGAAGCTGTGGCGCAACCTGATGTTCGTGCCAGTGCTGCTGCTGCTGGCCACGGCCAACCTGGCGATGCATGTGGGCGTTGCCCAGGGCAAGCTCGAGCTGATCCGCGAGGGCGCCTACCTGGCCGTGCTGCTGATCGCCGTGCTGATGGTGCTGCTGGGCGGCCGGGTGATTCCCTTCTTCACCTCGCGCAAGCTGGGGCGGCCGCAGCCGGCGCCGATTCCGTCGCTGGAGAAGCTGACCCTGGGGTCGTTGCTGGCGGTGGTGCTGCTGCAGCTGCTGACGCTGGGCGGCGTGGCGGTGCCCGAGGCGCTACATGCGGCGGCGATGCTGGTGGCCGCGGTGGCAGGTGTAATGCGCCTGGCGCGCTGGGAAGGGCACCGCACGCTGCACGAGCCGCTGCTATGGGGGCTCCACCTGAGCTATGCCTTCGTGCCGGTCGGCCTGGCGATGTGGGCCATGGCGCTGCTGGGGGCGTTTCGCGTCGAACTGGCGGTGCACGCCCTGGCCATCGGCGGCATCGGCTCCATGATGCTGGCGATGATGGCGCGGGTGTCGCTCGGCCATACCGGGCGTACCATTCGCACCCTGCCGGGCATCGGCGTGGGGCTGGGCCTGATGTTCGCCGCCGCCCTGTTGCGCTCGCCGGTGCTCGCCGCCTTCCCACAGATCACCCACTGGGTCTACAACCTGAGCATCCTGTTCTGGTGCATCGCCTATCTCATCTTCCTGTTTCACTATACGCTGCCGCTATTGCGTGCCCGTGTGGACGGGCAGGAGGGATAG
- a CDS encoding carboxymuconolactone decarboxylase family protein, translating into MSHHDLPSGAGKVADDYPEVWRAYASLGKACAEAGPLDARTRRLVKLALSIGGGSEGAVHSHMRRALEEGIEPEALKQVAMLAIPTLGLPAGVAALTWIEDITDRR; encoded by the coding sequence ATGTCACATCATGATCTTCCCTCCGGTGCCGGCAAGGTGGCCGACGACTACCCCGAGGTGTGGCGCGCCTACGCCTCGCTGGGCAAGGCGTGCGCCGAGGCCGGTCCGCTGGATGCCCGCACGCGGCGCCTGGTCAAGCTGGCGCTGTCCATCGGAGGCGGCTCCGAGGGGGCCGTGCACTCGCACATGCGTCGCGCCCTGGAGGAGGGCATCGAGCCCGAGGCGCTCAAGCAGGTGGCCATGCTGGCGATCCCCACCCTGGGGCTGCCGGCCGGGGTGGCGGCCTTGACCTGGATCGAGGACATCACCGACAGACGCTAG
- a CDS encoding SirB2 family protein produces the protein MIEHYALIKHLHMTTAVLSITFFLVRAWWSVREVTLLQRRWVRILPHVNDTLLLVLGLTLMVMLSLWPQQHPWLAAKLLALLGYILLGTVAIKRGRTPMTRGLAALAAVVVFCYMLGAAVTKEALFFLPN, from the coding sequence ATGATCGAACACTACGCCCTGATCAAGCACCTGCACATGACCACCGCGGTGCTGAGCATTACCTTCTTCCTCGTACGCGCCTGGTGGTCGGTGCGCGAGGTCACGCTGCTCCAGCGGCGTTGGGTCAGGATCCTGCCCCACGTCAATGACACCCTGCTGCTGGTGCTCGGTCTCACGCTGATGGTCATGCTCTCGCTGTGGCCGCAGCAGCACCCGTGGCTCGCCGCCAAGCTGCTGGCGCTGCTCGGCTACATCCTGCTCGGCACGGTGGCGATCAAGCGCGGTCGTACGCCCATGACCCGTGGCCTGGCGGCCTTGGCCGCGGTGGTGGTCTTCTGCTACATGCTGGGGGCTGCCGTGACCAAGGAGGCGCTGTTCTTTTTGCCGAACTAG
- a CDS encoding CbbQ/NirQ/NorQ/GpvN family protein: MSHIATASAQKFEQELPYYEPVGNECALFEQAYQQRLPLLLKGPTGCGKTRFVSHMAAKLGRPLFTVSCHDDLTAADLTGRYLLQGGETRWVDGPLTRAVREGGICYLDEVVEARKDVTVVLHPLTDDRRLLPLERTGELLEAPDDFMLVVSYNPGYQHILKSLKPSTRQRFVAMSFDFPPPKVECEIVARESGLAFDRCAALVNLAASLRAMKGQDLEEGVSTRLLVYCATLINAGMPILDAACATLVEPLSDDQDVQQGLMEAIKATFG, translated from the coding sequence ATGTCCCATATCGCTACCGCTTCCGCTCAAAAGTTCGAGCAGGAGCTGCCCTACTACGAGCCGGTCGGCAACGAGTGCGCCCTGTTCGAGCAGGCCTACCAGCAGCGCCTGCCGCTGCTGCTCAAGGGACCGACTGGCTGCGGCAAGACGCGCTTCGTCAGCCACATGGCGGCGAAGCTCGGCCGGCCGCTGTTCACCGTGTCATGTCATGACGACCTGACCGCCGCCGACCTCACCGGCCGCTACCTGCTGCAGGGCGGCGAGACACGCTGGGTCGACGGTCCGCTGACCCGCGCCGTGCGCGAGGGCGGCATCTGCTACCTCGACGAGGTGGTCGAGGCGCGCAAGGACGTTACCGTGGTGCTGCACCCGCTGACCGACGACCGCCGGCTGCTGCCGCTGGAACGCACCGGCGAGCTGCTCGAGGCACCCGACGATTTCATGCTGGTGGTCTCCTACAACCCCGGCTACCAGCACATCCTCAAGTCGCTCAAGCCAAGCACCCGCCAACGCTTCGTGGCGATGTCGTTCGATTTCCCGCCGCCCAAGGTGGAGTGCGAGATCGTCGCCCGCGAGAGCGGCCTGGCGTTCGATCGCTGTGCCGCGCTGGTCAACCTGGCCGCTAGCCTGCGCGCCATGAAGGGGCAAGACTTGGAGGAGGGCGTCTCCACGCGCCTGCTGGTCTACTGCGCCACGCTGATCAACGCCGGCATGCCGATCCTCGATGCCGCCTGCGCCACCCTCGTCGAGCCACTGTCGGACGACCAGGACGTGCAGCAGGGCTTGATGGAAGCGATCAAGGCCACCTTTGGTTAA
- a CDS encoding cbb3-type cytochrome c oxidase subunit I: protein MKYETQKVALPFFAVAMALFALQIVFGLLAATVYVSPHFLAELMPFNIMRVSHTNLLIVWLLIGFMGCTYYLMPEEAEQEIHSPGLAYLQLAIFAFAGAAALVGYQFGIHEGREFLEQPFWIKVLITISYLIFLFNTSMTLLKGRKTAINLVLMLGLWLAAVFWLFAFYNPSNLAVDKLYWWWVVHLWVEGVWELIMASLLGYLLIKMSGVDREVIEKWLYVIVGLSLFSGLLGTGHHYYWIGAPSYWQPIGSIFSTLEVIPFFAMVVFAFYMFWKGSRNHPNKAAMLWALGCPTIAFFGAGVWGFMHTLSFINYYTHGTQLTAAHGHLAFYGAYVMLILGVITYAMPQIRRSQPYNQVLNMWGFWIMTSAMCFMTFTLTFAGVVQTHLQRVLGMNYMQVQSQLDLFFIMRLGTGVAVTIAAVMLIYSFFGPAREQVPASSRPLAATE from the coding sequence ATGAAATACGAAACCCAGAAGGTGGCCCTGCCATTCTTCGCCGTGGCCATGGCCCTGTTCGCTCTGCAGATCGTCTTCGGTCTGCTGGCGGCGACCGTCTATGTGTCCCCCCACTTCCTGGCCGAGTTGATGCCGTTCAACATCATGCGCGTCAGCCATACCAACTTGCTGATCGTGTGGCTGTTGATCGGCTTCATGGGCTGCACCTACTACCTGATGCCGGAAGAGGCCGAGCAGGAGATCCACAGCCCCGGCCTGGCCTACCTGCAGCTGGCGATTTTCGCCTTCGCCGGCGCGGCGGCCCTGGTCGGCTACCAGTTCGGCATCCACGAGGGACGCGAATTCCTCGAGCAGCCGTTCTGGATCAAGGTGCTGATCACCATCTCGTACCTGATCTTCCTGTTCAACACCAGCATGACCCTGCTCAAGGGGCGTAAGACGGCGATCAACCTGGTGCTGATGCTGGGCCTGTGGCTGGCGGCGGTATTCTGGCTGTTCGCCTTTTACAACCCCTCCAACCTGGCGGTGGACAAGCTCTACTGGTGGTGGGTCGTGCACCTGTGGGTCGAGGGCGTGTGGGAGCTGATCATGGCCTCGCTGCTCGGCTACCTGCTGATCAAGATGTCCGGCGTCGACCGCGAGGTCATCGAGAAGTGGCTCTACGTCATCGTCGGGCTGTCGCTGTTCTCCGGCCTGCTGGGCACCGGTCACCACTACTACTGGATCGGCGCGCCGAGCTACTGGCAGCCCATCGGCAGCATCTTTTCGACGCTCGAGGTGATCCCGTTCTTCGCCATGGTGGTGTTCGCCTTCTACATGTTCTGGAAGGGCAGCCGTAACCATCCCAACAAGGCGGCCATGCTGTGGGCACTGGGCTGCCCGACCATCGCCTTCTTCGGTGCCGGCGTGTGGGGCTTCATGCACACCCTGTCGTTCATCAACTACTACACCCACGGCACCCAGCTTACCGCCGCGCACGGCCACCTGGCCTTCTACGGCGCCTACGTGATGCTGATCCTCGGTGTGATCACCTACGCCATGCCGCAGATCCGTCGCAGCCAGCCGTACAACCAGGTGCTGAACATGTGGGGCTTCTGGATCATGACCTCGGCCATGTGCTTCATGACCTTCACCCTGACCTTCGCCGGTGTGGTGCAGACGCACCTGCAGCGGGTGCTGGGCATGAACTACATGCAGGTGCAGAGCCAGCTCGACCTGTTCTTCATCATGCGCCTGGGTACCGGCGTGGCCGTGACCATCGCCGCGGTGATGCTGATCTACTCGTTCTTCGGTCCCGCACGCGAGCAAGTGCCCGCTTCCAGCCGGCCGCTGGCCGCTACCGAGTGA